From the genome of Bombus vancouverensis nearcticus chromosome 4, iyBomVanc1_principal, whole genome shotgun sequence:
TCTTATCTGGATTAACATTTCTATTCTTTGAATCAGCATGTATCTCGGTACGTGAAAATACAAAACGTAAGAAACAGATTGACCAGAACAAGAGAGAATTTCTACTTTCAACGAAACGCTGTTCCCAATACAGCAAAGTGCCTTTATCGTTCGAGCAAATGACAAAAGCAATTCTCAAGAAAAATTCGATGCCTCTGCTGCACTCGGTTTTATCAGAAAGTCATTTGTCATTCGTATTTTCCACATTGGCATCCCACATGAAACGAAATCGTTGAAAAATGTACGACATCCAAAGCCAAAAACTTATCAGCCCGTAAAATGAATCCTCTTGGAGGATCGTATAAATCATATTTCTCTACCTGACATTTTCACGACGTTGCATACAACCTAACTACACAAGACAGCTCAAACAATTAATCAATCAAATTTATTTCTACGCTTCTAACTTAATCcggtttatatttacattttaataatatatggcCTAATTggaagaataattttaaaatccACGCTGCGTTACGCGATATGAACATTCTTCGATCAGATAACTTACAATTAAACGCTCGTAGAATTTCACACGAAACTTATTCAAACTTTTGACACTAACGATTGAAGCAAATATTTCTCGAAGCTTGAAAAAAATTCAAATCTAAAAGGGTTAAGAATTTTAGCGAGAAAGCTTATCGAGCCTTCAAGAGCGATAATATTTGACAACGTGTTTACGATATCAAAAATAAATATCGCGGAAGCGTGTACAGATTACAGAATTCCGATTTGCAATCCTCGTCTCTTGTTGCAGGTTTTTTGAATTTGGAACACGAAGTCGCGCCGGGTAATCAAGGTTTAAAGGACCAAGTGATGGCCCTGAAATGGGTACAGGAAAATATCTGCAACTTTGGTGGAGATCCCAACAACGTCACTATATTCGGAGAAAGCGCTGGTGCATCGTCGGTCCATTACCTAACTATATCTCCATTGGCTCACGGTaggatttcaaatatttattttgatgcAGCTAAAAGGACGATTCAACGTTTCTATCTAGGCATTATTTACAGGCTTAAATAGACGTTTATAGAGAGTAGCTGGAAAGCACATACTTACTATCAAATAAATTGAGAATTTCAAAGACGGAAAGGAACGTGGTAATCCGATGTGTGTAGGATACAAGTTTTGAAAAACGAAATTACATCAGATTTCCATGTTCTTGTTTCTCTCGTTAATAACGACACTTAGAAGAGCAAAGTTTAAAACGAATTTCTGGCTGCGTAAGTGACACGTTGAGaacgaaatatttcgaatttttctttcaCACTATCCTTTTTCAATACTACAGTATAGGAATGCGATGGGAAATGATGAAATACGCGAAGAAGAATTATATTCAGAATTATATTCTAATTTTAAATCATAGAGATGTCATATAATCTAATATCATCATTTTCGAAATTACCATAATCAAATGAATTCCAGCgaataacatttttattccgtcgaaatgaaagtaacatgcataaattccatttttttcttcgaatatagttctttgtttttttctttttttttttttttaacaagcgAAACATTTTCGCTTGTGCCCTTCCGCTCGTTTTTTCAGAGAACGTATCATCACGCGTTATTTCTATCCCATTACCCTAAAATCGAAATCCGTGTTATGTAGCGTGTCTCCCCATTCTTACTATGTTCTGCGCACAAATGAagataagtaaaaagaaaaaaaaaaagatagaaaagagTATAAGAAAAGAGATTTTCTTCCAAGAAAATCAGATTCGAAAATGTATCGAGCATAAAAGATCTATATTCCATCTTCTCGGATATATTTTTGTAAGAATAAACTGCTGTACAAATATTCTGTATATCGTATTGTATCTTCTCTCGTCGAAAAACTCATTGATTCACTGAAAATCGGAAACATTGGAAAGATTGAGAGTTTTAATTTGGTTTGCACAGGATTGTTTCACAAAGCGATTATACAGAGCGGAGTGGCGTTTAATCCTTGGGCCATTATAAGCGAGAAACCGAGCAAGTACGGATTCCAGTTGGCCGCAAAACTTGGCGAAACCTCGACCGATCCTGAGACTGTGGTCGAGTTCCTGAGGACGATAGACGCGAAAAAGCTCGTGGATCTCGAAACTAAGCTTCTCACGCCAAAGGTGAGTCTCGCAAAAGGTAGtcattaaatagaaaattttctgGTTTTATGAAACAAAACAACAATTATTTACATGGTTTGAGATCTAAAATctcaatgaaaaatgaataacaATTGTGAAAACAATGTGTTAGAAATTTTCTTGCTGGTCATATTTCCTTCGCAGAACGAAATTCACGGAATTCACGGGAAACATTTAAACGATAGATTGAGTAAATTCCAGAACTCGGAAAACACGAAACGAACATTATTTTAGTAAAGAAACAACGTTATAGGAGTAGTTGAGAGATACATGAAACAACCGCAGAAAGTTCCGACCGGTCCAGCGATACGCTTCCAATTCCTCCGGTGTTTCTAATTTCCCAAACAAATTCACATGATTCCGTTTCCCAGTTGCGAGAAGTTTGATTAAAAAGTATCAATTGTAACAAAGACACAACTTTGAACAAGTATTGCGAAATCGGTTTTCCCACTGAAAACAAGCGATGTTACGAAGCCAATTTATTCCACCACCTTGTCTACACTAAACGACTTTCGTCTTTGTTCAAAATCGTTTCAGTTTCAGTCGTGTGATTTTTATCCtcttaattgtaaatatatttcacaTTCGATGGATTTATTTGCGGAATATATTGTGCTGCAAATACCATTTAAAAGTTACAAGTCTACTTCTATATATTTCCCCTTGTCATATTCTGAACCAACCAACAAATATCGTTTTAAATACGTTTGTCTCGTTCTTTAAGATTATTTCTTTAGTATATTAACTGTGGTGGTTTTTCGTAAAAATGCTCTGGTTAGAGTTCAATTGACTCTTCTTGCAATAATCGTTTCAGTTTCAGTCGTGTGATTTTTATCctcttaattttaaatatatttcacaTTCGATGGATTTATTTGCGGAATATATTGTGCTGCAAATACCATTTAAAAGTTACAAGTCTACTTCTATATATTTCCCCTTGTCATATTCTGAACCAACCAACAAATATCGTTTTAAATACGTTTGTCTCGTTCTTTAAGATTATTTCTTTAGTATATTAACTGTGGTGGTTTTTCGTAAAAATGCTTTAGTTAGAGATCAATTGATTCTTCTTGCAATAatcataataaaattatttcatcgtTACTCGATATCAGCAGGTATCTTTTATTGCgctattaaaatattcaattaattCTACAATTAATATAACGCTCTCCGATGGAAATAATTGGTGATCGTCGACATTACGTACGAGGTAAAAATGTATTTCACTGTAAAATTTCATCGATGTTCGATTGATAATAAATCGATGTGCTGTTTTACCTTCAATAAAATTGCTTGCATCAGAAAACTCATTTAAATTCGTCAGCTTCCGTTTTTTTTGTTACATCCGTTCCTCTAGGTTTTCCTTTcagaaattgaaattcttcTTTATGTTTCTTTATGTTCTCGCGATGAATTTTTACAGGAACGTTACGCTACATTCGGAATGTTTGCACCAGGCGTCGATGACAAATCTGCAAATCCATTTATGCCTCAACATCCGGCGGTAATGGCTAAAGCAGGTATTCAAGTACCTCTTCTTATAGGTTTCAATTCAAACGAGGGAAGCATGTTCTTGAGCAGTAAGTTCATTTTCTTTCTCGTGCAATTTTTTACATTCTTAATGTAACTTCTCGTTCTAATAATCTCTGTTATTCAAAGATTTCGTTGGAAGATTGCAATTTAGATTGACGTTGAATGCAATTCTTTATTCATTTAATTCTTTTGTTATTCAAACGATGTTGTTCAGTATAATCTTTTTCCTCAAAAGAATTTACATTAGAATTTATATAAGAAATTATGCTAACTGtatctttcttatttatatatattattttttactttttatatttatcggtATTATCCTTGTGTTAGGCTTTCACCCATTACAAGCTTAGGTAATAAGCgggtaataatattataaaaatgtatgaCATTAGTCTGAGACGAATGAGAAGTCGCTTTTTCTTTCAACTAtttgaaaatcaattttatttttgtaaagaATGGCGCTATTTTTAAGCCTGTTTCTTATTTTCGCGTTTTCTACTACTGtacgtatatgtacgtgtatgtatatttgtataCAGAGTATTCCAAAGTTAAATGGCCAAAGTGCAAGGGCTTACTGTACAGAGGGAAAAAGCCGAAAAAAATGTTATGTAAAGTTAATCAATAAGCGCTTTGTTACAAAATTGTATAGAAATATCGTACGCGTGAAACGGATAACGACGCGGCTATTGAAACTCAAGAAAATTCTCCTTATAGAACTTTGTAATGTAAATAATTGCATTGTTCATTGACGTGAAACTTGTATCGGAGCGCAAGAGAAACATTTTACAATGAGGAATTAAAAGAATCATTTTTACCatattgttatattttacaACAATTAACGACAGGGGATTGTCACCAGATGATAAAAGAAACACGTAACTACGCTGACACAATAATCCAGTCAATTTCCGTGCGTTGTGATGGAAAATGCATCGTTATCTACCTTACGCATAGAACATTTGTTTGTAACTCTGTAACAAAGCGTTTATTAACCTTTTGCGCTCCTATGTCGAGTGCGACTCGAAATCAATTTTTATCTCAGAAGCTCCTTCGTCGAGtcccactcgacattctttTAGTTCCGCCTTTGtttgtgaaacgtgcgaaagaaaagcaAGATTTCatgctggaaattgtttcaagatatatcatacgcttaaaaattacaaaatacaacaatagtgcgaataaaactggtatttaagtgaatttctttcttcctttatttatttaaatcgtcttattttttaattaaagtagATTTCGAATAAAACACCTAAAAGCGTTGGGAGCTACTGGCAACGAAATTGAAACAAAAttcggagtgcaaagggttaacaaACTTTACGTaacatttctttcttctctttccctGTAGAATCAGATTCTCTCACAGTTCGGCCGTTTAAGTCTGGGACAACCTGTATTTCTCTAAGTCCAGAAATCCACAGAGAAGTTTCTTGGGGGATTAATTCGACCTAAAAGAAACGATAGTCACAGTACAAATCGAAAGAGAATTCCTATACAAACGTTTCTGTAAATCCCTAGACCTTGGAGAAGTAAGTTTTACTTCCACAAAACGTATCTTTAGAAATCAAAGGGAAACGATAACAGCCGCGATCTTAACGGTTGTTAACTTCCAATCGAAATTTTCACACAATTACCGTAATATTCGTCGGCTTAATATCCTCGAACTTAGAAATCTACTAAAACGAAAGACAATTATCGCAATTATCCGAGAGAAGATGGAAGATTTTTGGTGAAGGTAAATTTATTGTTAAAGCTCggtgtaaaaatattttcagtatTTCGGGGAACTAATTCCGCGGAATCTATCCGAGAGGTGAACGAGAACTTTGAGCTGGTAATCCCCGAGGAGACGAAGATTTACTTAAACAGGGAAGGAATCAGTTCGAAAGAAGTGAAACGCTTGTATCTGGGCGAAGATACAATTAGCGAGAAAACGGCggataaatattcaaattatttgAGCGACGTGATGTTCCTTCAGGGTATTCACGAGGTTGTCAATATCCAGATGGAAAGGAACAACCACCCTACGTATTTTTACAAGTTCACTTACGACCCAGAACACTCGCTAATGAAAGCGACGTTTAATATTACTCTGCCaggtatttcatattttaattacaatttctaATATGCTTTTAAATCCTCGGATTATTATCGATCGTGTGACCAAGAAGGTTCTGTCGTATgtattttataagaaaaaaaaaaaaaagatgcagaaataggaaaaagaaacatAATTTCCTTTACCCAAATAGCTTACTCTTATTTTGATGAATGATCGTTCTatgttttttaaatgttttcttTCGTTATAAAAATACGATAGAGCTTTTGTTAAACTCTCAGAAATTCATCGGTGAAGTGGTTTCTTCCAaaattttttctatttaatggaaaaaatttgtatttgtaaCGAGTATcgagtaattttatatttttcatgatgatattataacgatGTTATAGACTATGACGAAACATAGAAAAAATGTGTATCGTAGTAAAAAGCATAGATAATGCTCTGTTAATGCtctttttgcatatttttttgTTAACTGATAATACTTATTTCGATTCTGGTTGTTTATGATTTTTTAGTGTCAAATATTTTGATCGACACAAGGAGTAACGTTTTCTCAACGCGTTACTAACaaagattttaaataaaatatgaaaataacacGTAAAGCATATTATTTACCAACTTACAAAATACACTTCACTGTATTTCTCTACGTATTCAAGAGCAAGAGACGAATCTAATACGAATATAACATGAAAATAAGGTATTCCAAAGTTAAAGAATACAAGAAATGCAATCAGCTCTCGCACAAAATTTACATAACAATTTTCATAATCTATTTTTTTACCAAAAATTAGGCATCCTATTCCATAGTAACGTGAATCATAAAATCGAAGAATTTGGACAAATGACAGCTTAGAATTCCGCTACGTTGAAAATGTCTCGAATCAAAAATTTACCGAAGTGACGAAAATTACTAATGAACTATTAATAGCTAAATTAAATTACTATAGTTAATTAatagtatttaataattaataaaaaatagattaagataaatagaaattcaataatttaatagTCAATTAATAGTATAGTTAAATTactattaatatttcattagtAATCTTCGTCACTAATGAAATATTAACAGTATCAACTTCGAACAGATAACAAAATTAGCAAGAGATTCGGTAAATGTAAATAGATACAACTGGAAAAGTTGTTCGAAACTTTCGACCATTAACGTACCCAAGTTCCTATGGTTGAGATCGAAGTCTTCCAAGTGTAAGCTTGGAATCTTTGATCAAAGATTCGAGTATCCACCAAAGCTGAAGCGAACGAACGTCTGTTTACGTTGTTACACGCTTAACAGTGCGCCTCAGTCTTTAACGATGTTCAGCAGTTGCCCCTAATAACGTCAACCGTAAAGAGTCGTCGAAATCAGACTGCCGTACCGACCAAGCCATCAATTTGAACTTTTTGCTTGTAGAAGTTTCAGAACATGATTTTAGACTGTCGTTCAGAGCAGTTGGAGAAATGTAACTTTCTTTTTGGTCATTTATAGGAGCGACACACGCGGAAGAGTTGCAGTACTTGTTCTATGCGAATTTAAGGAAAACAATGGGCATAGAACCATTCGAAGTTGGAAGCGAGATGTACCGAATGATGGAGTGCTTCATACAGATGTGGACAGACTTCGCAAAAACTGGGTACGTGTTTTCCTATCTTGCAAATTTATTGTCCAATATTTCTCTCGCATGGAGAAGCATACAGATGCCGAATACTCATGTATACTACAACGATAGGAGCATTGGCGATTCTTCCGAAATGTATAATTACCGCGATGATAATTTTGCGAACGAATAATTCGCGCGGAAACTACACGATGATAATAAACGTATCACAtactttcatttaaatttttccatcgtcaTAGGGTAGCCAGAGATATAAgagtaagaaataaaaaattgaaaatataaataagaatatCGGAACTTTGTTCTTTCCTCTTGGGTTATTAATGAGACGAAGCCAATGTTTTCTTTTCGTGTTTTAGTCATACATGGATGTAAAAATCAAAAAAGAAACGTCGAGCTTGAATATCGTTGAGAAACGTGTGTTTGAAACAAAaagatatattaattaaaaagggaaataataaaTGCACGGCTACGCAATTGAATGAATACTTCTCGCATGGATATGTTTCTACGTTTTAGTTCCGGACGGTTATCTCGTACTTGTATCGGGCTATACATATCGTCATTTTAGTGTAGAGTTCCATGCAACTGCAAAAAAGTGATTTGTCAGGAGAAGAATAAAACcaaaaattcattaaaatttataattaagtaATGGAGAAAACGTTTCGTAGTGTCGCGATAAGCAACGTTGTTTGCACCTTTTAGTTACTTTCAAGCGTGTCTGCGACGCAACTAACGCTTACGTCGTTATTGCTATGAGATACGGTAGTCaacacaaatatttcaataacgagGTTACTGCCATCTAGTGGACAGAAATGTTCGGAAGATTATGAAACTTTTAGCTGCTTTTACAGTGAAAAGATTAGAGATCTTAGATATATCTAGTAacgaatttatttcaaaattttcaaacttgcGGTTACGTTGTCATTGTGCTGGAACGGCGATATGTATGTCCGTGTACGTGAAATAGCTCTAAAGTTTGTTAAAAATGTGCTATATCGTGGAACTAACGTTAGCGTACGTACTCGTTACGACATTATCGAAAATCGATACAGCAGAGTTAAGAAAGGAAATTTTTGTTCTCATTGAAGGAATCCAACACCAAAGACCACAGAGTTGATTCCAACGATTTGGCAACCAGTCATTCAAGGGGATAGgtatatttatatgaatattaACAAGACGCTCAAAATGGAAAGTTGCAGTAAAGAGGGACAGAGATTCGATTGGAAGAAAATCAAAAACAAATTGTAACATTCGATCGTATGATTTAACATTTATAAAGGATCAAACATTAAGATAGCAGGCCTATCTCGTCGATAAACCAACATTtgagatattttatattcattattatattcataaatattcgcaCGTGTATTATTTTTGatgcaaaaataaaatacttttttacGAACTATGTTAATACTTTCTTCCTTACTATCCGAATTATTATTCCTCAAAtaactttaattatttaatgaaacGAAAATGCTTTAATCTATAAATATTACTAACTACTGTATGAATTACTATATCTACTATCCTTTATTAGAACAATATTCGAATACTTTAAACCACGAagagaattataataattatacagaATGTCACAAAATATATGGTGAATATTTACGGGGTTGAAAACGACATTTTTGTAGTCCAACTTCTTTCATCGTTTTTAATGTCTAGAATTCATCCTACTAATATCCGCCACATATTATGTGATAACCTGTACAAAATTTGTCTACCTTCCAAAATACTAATTCTATTCAACATCTATTCAATAATAAATCGTAATGTTTACTCGTTAACAGCACAAAGTCGACTGTTGCTTGAACGCTCATCGTCGGCTTGCTGCCAGAAGTACTCGTGGACTTATAAGACTCTGGAAGCACGGCGCACGCTTATATATAACTGCGCATGCGCAGAATCATCCATGCGGCAAAATTCTTCCAACTATGCCAATCATGcgattctttcaaattttatcgcAAAAGTTGCACGAAAACTTAAACGAGACCTAACTGAATCACCAAATAAATacgttcgaataaaaatatacactTAAAGATCAGCCCTAATGCGACGAATCGGCGCTCTGTGCGAATTCGCTCGTTCTCGCAGTTCTAACCTAACCTAAGTTCGCCGTATAAACACGCGAGTGACGTTTGAGATTAGTCAACGCTGACCTGGCTTCGTTTCGTAGCGAGATTCCTTGTTTTGTCGCGAACTTCTCATCGCACCTGCACCACCGGAACTATGGACAGTTAAAAATCCCCGCGTGAATAACCGAAATCGCATCTTTACGGGTAAATTCTCAGTGTTCCGCAGATCATTGTACTGGAAAATCGCTCGACAAAATTTACACCGGTTTCGATCTACGATTGCCGCTCTCTCGGCTTCCTTCATCGGTTATCATCGCCAAGATAGATAAAGGTATACACAGACATCTTGTTGTTTAGTTATCAGCCATGTAAACGACGATACGTAATGTCTTCGCGTATTATTCAATTATTACCTCATCCACGGCTTTCAGGAGCGTTAAGAATAATTTCGCGAGATATTTCCTATATAGGGTGGACCGTAAACAGGGCAGTTGCAACTGTTTTTTTCAAAATTGGTAAccgaaaggagagagagagagagagagagatagaacgATAAGCACGTAGAAACTGTTTTTCTTGGAAATGCTTGATTACGagagataaaattattttccttaTTTTGGAGAACTCAAGATCATTCGGGATTTTTTGCATGGTAAACATGTTAGTGTTAATATATTGTATAGACCTTCTTTCTTATAGCTGGATACGAGATTTCCGTAAATACTTGTATTCTCTAGAAATATGTGTGAAAAACGTTTACAACCTTTGACGGGCAGCATTACATGTGAATATTTTATCTAATATGCGATAAACGGtttctttttcttgtattttGTTTTTCCGCTTTTGTcagttttcttcttttgctcCAGTACATTTTTAAACTTCTTGTTCAAGGACGTCACCTTTTGTTTCTCACAGAATTTAAATCGCTTTACTAATAAATAGGGGATAATATCGTTAAATCGTTACACACATAAATAAGAACGGATCAACTTACTTCAAGATATTTACGTTTaagcaaaatattttttcttaaacGACACGAACATTCTCAATCTTCATCTTTTAATCTTTTAGAAggaataacaatatatatattatcgttTAAAGGACAAAAAATTTGTTTCTATCTATAATTTCATGCATCAAAAACAGCTCGAAAGTTTTACATTGTCCTCATTTATTCATATCAATCGTAATACAAAACTTCCTAAAACCTaacaatataaattaaaaaagaaaataaactaTTCACTATCCAGAAGCATTATCACATTATCGAAAACGTATCGCATATTAATCCACGACATTCGTATGCTAATCAACATCGATTACCTGGCGTAAAAGTAACAGATAAAACAATATGTAAT
Proteins encoded in this window:
- the LOC117156840 gene encoding juvenile hormone esterase isoform X2, which gives rise to MKGGPCTPQGAVFKGRIIKKKKLCPLDPEPLEPWTGVRDALEFGNCCSQKDMLSHDLVGNDDCLYLNVYKPMKPTSTKMSVMVWIHGGAFMMGSGSDEYYGPVYFMRKDVILVTINYRLGVLGFLNLEHEVAPGNQGLKDQVMALKWVQENICNFGGDPNNVTIFGESAGASSVHYLTISPLAHGLFHKAIIQSGVAFNPWAIISEKPSKYGFQLAAKLGETSTDPETVVEFLRTIDAKKLVDLETKLLTPKERYATFGMFAPGVDDKSANPFMPQHPAVMAKAGIQVPLLIGFNSNEGSMFLSIFRGTNSAESIREVNENFELVIPEETKIYLNREGISSKEVKRLYLGEDTISEKTADKYSNYLSDVMFLQGIHEVVNIQMERNNHPTYFYKFTYDPEHSLMKATFNITLPGATHAEELQYLFYANLRKTMGIEPFEVGSEMYRMMECFIQMWTDFAKTGNPTPKTTELIPTIWQPVIQGDRYIYMNINKTLKMESCSKEGQRFDWKKIKNKL
- the LOC117156840 gene encoding juvenile hormone esterase isoform X1 — translated: MAHDNTVVRVKQGQLRGVIEESYYGDRYLSFRGIPYAKPPVGLLRFKDPEPLEPWTGVRDALEFGNCCSQKDMLSHDLVGNDDCLYLNVYKPMKPTSTKMSVMVWIHGGAFMMGSGSDEYYGPVYFMRKDVILVTINYRLGVLGFLNLEHEVAPGNQGLKDQVMALKWVQENICNFGGDPNNVTIFGESAGASSVHYLTISPLAHGLFHKAIIQSGVAFNPWAIISEKPSKYGFQLAAKLGETSTDPETVVEFLRTIDAKKLVDLETKLLTPKERYATFGMFAPGVDDKSANPFMPQHPAVMAKAGIQVPLLIGFNSNEGSMFLSIFRGTNSAESIREVNENFELVIPEETKIYLNREGISSKEVKRLYLGEDTISEKTADKYSNYLSDVMFLQGIHEVVNIQMERNNHPTYFYKFTYDPEHSLMKATFNITLPGATHAEELQYLFYANLRKTMGIEPFEVGSEMYRMMECFIQMWTDFAKTGNPTPKTTELIPTIWQPVIQGDRYIYMNINKTLKMESCSKEGQRFDWKKIKNKL